The Procambarus clarkii isolate CNS0578487 chromosome 56, FALCON_Pclarkii_2.0, whole genome shotgun sequence genome includes a region encoding these proteins:
- the LOC123770900 gene encoding uncharacterized protein translates to MAMSSADDYRDEGRVKWLSGRRLDWLSGRRPDWLSGRRPDWLSGRRPDWLSGRRPDWLSGRRPDWLSGRRPDWLSGRRPDWLSGRRPDWLSGRRPDWLSGRRPDWLSGRRPDWLSGRRPDWLSGRRPDWLSGRRPDWLSGRRPDWLSGRRPDWLSGRRPGWLSGRRPGWLSGRRPGWLSGRRPGWLSGRRPGWLSGRRPGWLSGRRPGWLSGRRPGWLSGRRPGWLSGRRPGWLSGRRPGWLSGRRPGWLSGRRPGWLSGRRPGWLSGRRPGWLSGRRPGWLSGRRPGWLSGRRPGWLSGRRPGWLLP, encoded by the exons ATGGCTATGAGTAGTGCAGATGATTACCGTGATGAAGGTCGT GTCAAGTGGCTCTCCGGACGCAGGCTGGACTGGCTCTCCGGACGCAGGCCGGACTGGCTCTCCGGACGCAGGCCGGACTGGCTCTCCGGACGCAGGCCGGACTGGCTCTCCGGACGCAGGCCGGACTGGCTCTCCGGACGCAGGCCGGACTGGCTCTCCGGACGCAGGCCGGACTGGCTCTCCGGACGCAGGCCGGACTGGCTCTCCGGACGCAGGCCGGACTGGCTCTCCGGACGCAGGCCGGACTGGCTCTCCGGACGCAGGCCGGACTGGCTCTCCGGACGCAGGCCGGACTGGCTCTCCGGACGCAGGCCGGACTGGCTCTCCGGACGCAGGCCGGACTGGCTCTCCGGACGCAGGCCGGACTGGCTCTCCGGACGCAGGCCGGACTGGCTCTCCGGACGCAGGCCGGACTGGCTCTCCGGACGCAGGCCGGGCTGGCTCTCCGGACGCAGGCCGGGCTGGCTCTCCGGACGCAGGCCGGGCTGGCTCTCCGGACGCAGGCCGGGCTGGCTCTCCGGACGCAGGCCGGGCTGGCTCTCCGGACGCAGGCCGGGCTGGCTCTCCGGACGCAGGCCGGGCTGGCTCTCCGGACGCAGGCCGGGCTGGCTCTCCGGACGCAGGCCGGGCTGGCTCTCCGGACGCAGGCCGGGCTGGCTCTCCGGACGCAGGCCGGGCTGGCTCTCCGGACGCAGGCCGGGCTGGCTCTCCGGACGCAGGCCGGGCTGGCTCTCCGGACGCAGGCCGGGCTGGCTCTCCGGACGCAGGCCGGGCTGGCTCTCCGGACGCAGGCCGGGCTGGCTCTCCGGACGCAGGCCGGGCTGGCTCTCCGGACGCAGGCCGGGCTGGCTCTCCGGACGCAGGCCGGGCTGGCTCCTTCCATAA
- the LOC123770829 gene encoding uncharacterized protein, with the protein MKILLLLFITAAAALPKAAVGSVHYTTCYSGFNKGGSFQTFSDYVPDLGLYNFDNTISSATVTGIWFYYEDEDYNLASSGSVYWLHGFDYFSNFDNSYDDVFSSLRYGGSPDCLGCDTWTVYQGQYFTGSEFYGTTDSNFFGNLQGQVSAILLTGTSAWTFYDGPSYSGRSVCLYPNTVHDVSSSGEVLNLGIYPDVTQVGMYDNSIQSVRRGCWSDVVFKAPEVHAQGQAKNGAWGYFRPEAGQEHSAAGQGHPAAGHSRPAARPQKV; encoded by the exons ATGAAGATTCTTTTACTTCTCTTCATCACCGCCGCTGCCGCCTTACCTAAag CCGCCGTGGGTTCGGTCCACTATACCACCTGCTATAGTGGATTCAACAAAGGAGGTTCATTCCAGACCTTCTCCGATTACGTCCCGGACCTGGGACTATACAACTTCGACAATACCATCTCCAGCGCCACCGTCACCGGCAT CTGGTTTTACTACGAGGATGAGGACTACAACTTGGCCTCCAGTGGCAGCGTCTACTGGCTCCATGGCTTCGATTACTTCAGCAACTTTGACAATAGCTACGACGACGTG TTCTCATCGCTGCGGTACGGAGGGAGTCCGGACTGCCTTGGCTGCGACACTTGGACGGTGTACCAGGGCCAGTACTTCACTGGCAGTGAGTTCTATGGCACCACCGACAGCAACTTCTTCGGCAACCTCCAGGGCCAGGTCTCCGCCATCCTCCTCACGGGCACCTCCGCCTGGACCTTCTACGA CGGACCGTCGTACTCGGGCAGGAGCGTGTGTCTCTACCCTAACACAGTCCACGACGTCAGCTCCAGCGGGGAGGTCCTCAACTTGGGCATCTACCCAGAT GTGACGCAAGTAGGGATGTACGACAACAGTATCCAGTCGGTGCGCAGAGGGTGTTGGTCTGATGTTGTCTTCAAGGCCCCCGAGGTCCACGCCCAGGGCCAGGCCAAGAACGGTGCCTGGGGATACTTCCGACCCGAAGCTGGCCAAGAACACTCGGCAGCTGGCCAAGGACACCCGGCAGCTGGCCACAGCCGCCCCGCAGCTCGTCCGCAGAAGGTTTAG